In Prunus dulcis chromosome 1, ALMONDv2, whole genome shotgun sequence, the following are encoded in one genomic region:
- the LOC117615045 gene encoding bZIP transcription factor 12-like — MMASSKMVVSTTNSDLPHRESSICSLSTLMADDDDQNDEQQSMTMDDILKNIYTTTTTTTTTNDMDDNNHHHAEPRTVDEVWKEIVAGGVGVEEAAAEGEGGGDQVRAAAPEEMTLEDFLTRAGAVREDDVTVGAGGVPIGYGQFQVQPPPAPAQGQVVYGNGTTTSTSGGGGGGGGGGRAGKRRAVQEAPLDKATQQKQRRMIKNRESAARSRERKQAYTVELESLVTQLEEENARLVREEAEQKKERFKRLMENLIPIVEQRRSPRVLRRVHSVHW, encoded by the exons ATGATGGCGTCTTCGAAGATGGTGGTGTCAACGACGAATTCGGATCTGCCGCACAGAGAGTCGTCTATATGTTCGCTCTCCACTCTCATGGCCGACGACGACGACCAAAACGACGAGCAGCAATCCATGACCATGGACGACATCCTCAAGAACATctacaccaccaccaccaccaccaccaccacaaacGACATGGACGACAACAATCATCATCATGCGGAGCCCAGGACCGTGGACGAGGTCTGGAAGGAGATCGTCGCCGGCGGAGTGGGAGTGGAGGAGGCGGCGGCGGAGGGCGAGGGCGGTGGGGATCAGGTGCGGGCAGCTGCACCGGAGGAGATGACGTTGGAGGACTTTCTCACCAGGGCTGGGGCGGTGAGGGAAGATGACGTCACCGTTGGTGCCGGTGGGGTTCCGATTGGGTACGGGCAGTTCCAGGTGCAGCCGCCGCCGGCTCCTGCTCAAGGGCAGGTGGTGTACGGAAACGGGACGACGACGAGTACGAGTGGAGGCGGCGGgggaggaggtggaggagggAGAGCTGGGAAGAGGAGAGCTGTGCAGGAAGCTCCGCTTGATAAGGCCACGCAGCAGAAGCAGAGGAGGATGATCAAGAACAGAGAGTCCGCTGCCAGGTCCAGGGAACGCAAGCAG GCTTACACGGTTGAGCTAGAATCTCTGGTAACGCAGCTAGAGGAGGAAAATGCGCGGCTAGTGAGAGAAGAG GCCGAGCAAAAGAAGGAGAGGTTTAAGCGG CTCATGGAGAACCTCATTCCTATTGTAGAGCAGCGGAGATCACCACGTGTTCTTCGGAGAGTGCATTCAGTGCACTGGTAG